The genome window ATCGcacttatcaaaaaaaaaaatgcaatgcgtgaatacacacatttttttttttttgacaacgGTAAAATAGAAACAGGAACATAATTCGACACCTGTTCTTTATCGCCACCTTTAAAAATAGGAAtaactttcgcaattttcatttgatcaggAACAGTGCCTGTAGTAAACGATATGTTGATTATTGCACATATTGGGACAGACAAAATACGAATAACTTTCTGTACAGTAGCTacatcaacattttcaaagcCATGACTCTTATCttttaattttcacacaatatcaATGATCTCTTTAGGAGTGCATGGTAAGAAAAAGGCACTTGCtggatttttatgaaaatgttgCATACATTTATCGTATTCTATATCATATCACATTGTCCTGCCACATTTTCTCCAATATTGgtaaaatattcattaaatgcATTACTTATTGCATATTTCCCAGTAATTTCTTTATCACTGCAATGAAGAGTCGTGGGTAGCACATTTTTCTTAACTCCAGAATCCATTATGCCATTTATTACCTTCCATGTGCTTCTAAGATTGCCAGAGTTGTTTTCTCATTACTTTTCCACATAAAAtcttcttgcatttttttttatttcttgagttACATAATTTCGTAATAGTTTATTATTTGTCATATGTCTCTTGAGTACGTTTTATCAAATATCTTTTATACAtagtatactttttttttacataactTTCTTAACGCCTTATCAAACTATGGCTTATTTCTGAACTTTTTCCCACTAATCtctttcaaaagaaaacaaattataaatgTACTGAAATTTCTTCAAAAATTAATCGTAGGATATATCAACATCGCTAGCATTTACATTCCAATTTACAACATTTAGATCTTcacaaacttacaaacattatcatcatttattaCATGCTTATATACTGGATCAGAATTATGAAAATCTAATTCTAaatgagacaaagaaaaaattggaaaatgatcatTTATATCTCCCAATAATATACCAGTAATCATATCCTTTAACTCATTAGTAAGTATGTTATCCAGTAAAGAGACTACACTATTTGTCATGCGAGTTGATCTATGAATAAGCGGGTATGTGTAATTAACCATACcaacatctaaaaaaaaaaaaaaatcagctattTTTTGACAAACCGAAATACTCAATAAATTAATGTTAAAATCTCCTAATAAATAGATTaacttatttttgtttattaacAATCATcacaatttcaataaaaatttcAGTACAAGATTGCACACATTGATCTGGTTGGCGATACACAGCACCAACTATGatattctcattatttttttggTTTCAATCAATATAGACTCAAAACAtgaaacattcacatttaaatCATATCTACACTTAAAATCTAATTTACTGTTTACATAATTGAACTCCACCATCCCTCCTATTTTCTCTGCCATTACATACAAGATTATACccatttatatcaaaataaaatacctttgattgaaaattgtaCATCAAGAACATCAAGTGATGAGATGATATTATTAagatttttattcatatttctacAATTCACCTGCAGGtaagaaaatgatttttcaGACATAATTCCATTTATGTTAAATTCGTCAGGAATACAAAAGGCATGCGAGGGTTCAAAGTCTTCATCGTTATTGTCATTTGATGGAGATGGATATTGAGATACTCCTTTCATATCATATGATTTCAGAGATTgtaagagtgattttttttgtcAGGCACCatcacaacacacatacacaatacacactTAAAAttacgctcacacacacacacacacacacacacatacacaccaaatgataaataatgccgcacaatcattcaaaacataatcataaaaGATGAGAGAATGATAGAACGACAGTCTGTTACACCTGGAGATTTcgatattttttcatcaaaatgttgaaaacagaatacattttgtgaatgcaagtttaaaagtagtttttttttttttttttttttaggttttaaAACATATCTAGGTCTCTTCTGGAATGGATCACTTTCTTCGTGGAATGTCCGTCTGCAGAGTTCAACACAACATACACTCGCCCGTTCATGGTCCACGCGTGCTGTATCTTGCTGTTCGGCGTCTTCATGTGCTGAAATGCTTCCCAGAGAAGAGCTCTTCTTGCATCGGTGAAATCCTCGTGCAGGCTGATGCCCTTGTTTTGCCCTCTGGCTTCCTTGAGCTTTCTTTTGTTGCTGAACAGAAGTTGGCGGTACTTGTATGACGTGAATTTCACAATGATTGGTCTTGGTTTCTGAGCAGCACCTTCAGGAGGGGGATTCATCCGCCGGATACGGTGACTTCTGTCTATCGCATAAGGGGGAAGATCAACACCCATTGTCTTTCGAGCAATGTGCATGATGGTCTCGTCGGTATCTTCCGGTTTACCCTCTGCCTCTGGACTTCCGAAAAATCTCACACAGTTTCGTCTGGAGTATTGTTCTTGTTCATCCAGTTTCCTTTTGAGAGAAGCTGACTGTTGTCTATGCgattcactttctttttttcagatgcTCAGTTTCCTTTTCACACCTGTCGTCTGTCGATCTCGTTTTCAAGGTCCAGCACTTTACCTCCCGCTGCCCGAGGCGAGTGAGCACCTCATTCAGCTTAAGTTCCACTGCCTCCATTACAGCTGCCTTTATCACCTAAAGAACTTCATTGTCTTTCAAAAGcatttttgtgtttcaggttgCCATCATGGGCAAGAATATTGCTTTTGAGCAAGTCCACCAATCAACCGTATATTAAGAATGCCTATTCTGTGTGGGGAGACTGCATACTGTGTGGTCGTTCAAAGTAATATTTTAGACGCTGTCACTTTCGGCGTTTCAGCTTGTTATGTGTTAAATGTCATCAGTTACCGGTAGCGTAcgtgattgggggggggggggggcaatccaCGGAACTGTAGAGGGGGATGTgctttgtccgtctgtctgcaGTCGCCGAataaatgtgaccatgcatcacaaaacgaacaaaaagtcgcacacactgatattgcgtgaggactgaaaataagtaaaatgggtcaacctagccgatcttgactttttcatattttctgaaagaacaagtcttcttttacgttatgctaaaatttggggtcATGAAACGGgcgggaaaatgtgttttttagcagtttatctcgaacatttttggtagaatagtgtgattaggtgtgtctttagagtccctttttcatttctgaaaaaccttgtagacactcttcactttcaactctaataacttttgaaaagatagtgctactgctttgaaagttgacattaattatggacagaatgtgttaatgaggcatgtttaatttcagttttaatcccttcattgttgttactcgggtggtttacttcctgtttttttgtcccattcatcgcacagccagcacggtttggtaaagattaagcgctggaatagacactgtacttcagagcctcttttctcagttcacacttttcctgagtttgtgctttctttccaatatttagataggtaaggagagtccatttgatttgagttatacatcattttaaaccttaaagtctgctctttcagaatatagtcttaactaaaaattcatgtctggcgactttttgtttgttttgtggtgcagggtcacaaaaaCTCTAGTCCAGCTCCTCGCTTGATTGCACACAGGCCGCCACTTGGCGAACCCCGCGAACTACATCCGGTAAACAGACGATGACAGGGTACGCCAATATGGCTGCGGTGGCGATAAAACGCACGCTCGAGTACTAAGTAGTTCTTCCCGCtcgcgtattttttatttacacgaaagcctgtggcttttcgcaattaaattcaatgaaaccgctAGTAATGCGTCTATGCTTACTCCGCTCGTGCCTCCACCAAGAGTTCTGTGGCCTCCGCTCGCGACGATTCGATTCGTGCACGTTCATCAGTGAGTGTGTGCACGGGCTGTGAAAGTTTTGCCTGCCGTGGTAGACCCTCATCGAATAGTACACTATGTGTAAATTAATAAGTATGTAAACGAGTgcgaaaaacaaagcaatgcaaaacaaaaaatctgacaaggaggagagggggagagagagaatcataTTCAcaggaaagagataaaaaagcaatgaatattctgtgatatCTCATCAGTCATGCGCAACAGTGATCAATGTTATTGCGGGTTCCATATGGAAGACCGGATGCACAACTGTATTGGTGTAGGCTACCTATatactagtttcaaagactcactgTGCATATGCattttccgacctctctcgaCCCCTTCCTTTTTCAAATGTATGACACGTGTATTTCTTCCCTTCCTCGATCACTGCTTGAATTATCAtaaaatttatttgtttcttacGACTTTCTCTGCCTCTTCcctcctctctttctcatttcaaaactttacaatgtttgttaaCAAGACTACTTTCTACTTTCTACACtgatcagtttgtctagaaacaCTGTACAGTCACGTGTACAGTATATAGTATTAGTatgaaggaaaattacaccactaCTGCATGAATTCATTAtcactttattcacttctttttgttcaaacactttttttcatgaaggtttATACAGAGATAACCTgatcctccaatatccaagaagtatTGTAATACAAACTAGAACTATAACTCAATGtgatttataccccccccccccacgtatGACATTTACCATATCTCacgtcaagtgctcaaaacctgagtgaGTACAGTAAATAAATCAACAATTTCTATGACTTTCATTAGAAATACTGTTACCAcagcaacacaatgtttgacattaagaaaaaaaatgaagtttgcccAGGTACATCATAactgtcacatgtgccaaatctcaagtcaaatgctcaaaactgAGGGAATATATAGGGGAATTCACGATgtcattgtatgattttcattcaaaataaaattatgcTGTCA of Diadema setosum chromosome 15, eeDiaSeto1, whole genome shotgun sequence contains these proteins:
- the LOC140238503 gene encoding uncharacterized protein — encoded protein: MGVDLPPYAIDRSHRIRRMNPPPEGAAQKPRPIIVKFTSYKYRQLLFSNKRKLKEARGQNKGISLHEDFTDARRALLWEAFQHMKTPNSKIQHAWTMNGRVYVVLNSADGHSTKKVIHSRRDLDMF